A window of Natrinema versiforme contains these coding sequences:
- a CDS encoding SLC13 family permease: protein MLVVFGIIAIALVLFITEWLPIDVTAILIMVLLMVLGADGVVNFTEISTGEGTSGFSNSATITVLAMLILSSGISQTGVVQILGRKMSAFAGDDLDKQLLATISVSGPISGFINNTPVVAILVPVISDIAHKGKTSPSKLLIPLSYASMFGGMLTLIGTSTNILASDVSARLLDHPFSMFEFTKLGIIVLLVGSVYLMTIGHRLLPERVPVEEDYVQEYAIEEYLTEVVVNDDSPIVDTTVADAIDHVEFDADIIQVVRDDEEFIEPIGQKTIRAGDLLRLRADRDTVQQFVDRETLTLSGSPETADDLEPDEVPDRTLVEVVVPRGSFLVGESLESSTFRQRYDATVLAFRSRGETVREDMDERRIRVGDTLLVQAAPDSIDRLSQNDDFIVAHEPEEPDYRTEKIPHAAAIMAGVIGFVAVPWGAVGATLAGATGIAGLEAMSSLSLPILVTALAGVVAMVATGVLKPTEIYDAVEWDVIFLLAGIIPLGMALEQTGGADLLGSLVAATGAYLPVLGVLWVFYLATGLITGVISNNASVVLMLPVAVETADQIGANPFAFVLAVTFAASTAFLTPVGYQTNLFVYGPGGYKFMDFVRVGAPLQLLLSVVTVFGIAFFWGLT from the coding sequence ATGCTGGTCGTGTTCGGAATTATCGCCATCGCGCTGGTGCTGTTCATTACCGAGTGGCTGCCAATCGACGTGACCGCCATCCTGATCATGGTCCTGTTGATGGTGCTCGGGGCCGACGGCGTGGTGAACTTCACCGAGATTTCGACGGGCGAAGGGACCTCGGGGTTTTCCAATTCGGCGACGATCACCGTCCTCGCGATGCTCATTCTCAGTTCGGGGATCAGCCAGACCGGCGTCGTCCAGATCCTCGGCCGCAAGATGTCCGCGTTCGCGGGCGACGACCTCGACAAACAGCTGCTCGCGACGATCAGCGTCAGCGGTCCGATCTCCGGTTTTATCAACAACACGCCGGTCGTCGCCATCCTCGTGCCCGTCATCTCCGATATCGCCCACAAGGGGAAGACCTCTCCCTCGAAGCTCCTGATTCCGCTCTCCTACGCCTCGATGTTCGGCGGGATGCTCACTCTCATCGGCACCTCGACGAACATCCTCGCGAGCGACGTCTCCGCGCGCCTGCTCGATCATCCATTCTCGATGTTCGAGTTCACCAAACTCGGAATCATCGTGTTGCTCGTCGGCAGCGTCTATCTCATGACGATCGGCCACCGACTGTTGCCCGAGCGCGTCCCCGTCGAGGAGGACTACGTACAGGAGTACGCGATCGAGGAGTACCTGACCGAGGTCGTCGTCAACGACGACTCGCCGATCGTCGACACGACCGTCGCGGACGCCATCGATCACGTCGAGTTCGACGCCGACATCATCCAGGTCGTCCGCGACGACGAGGAGTTCATCGAACCGATCGGTCAGAAGACGATCCGGGCCGGCGACCTGCTCCGACTGCGGGCCGACCGCGACACCGTCCAGCAGTTCGTCGACCGGGAAACGCTCACCCTCTCGGGCAGTCCCGAGACCGCCGACGACTTAGAGCCCGACGAAGTGCCGGATCGGACCCTCGTCGAAGTGGTCGTCCCCCGCGGCTCGTTCCTCGTCGGCGAATCCCTCGAGAGTTCGACGTTCCGCCAGCGCTACGATGCGACCGTGCTGGCCTTCCGCAGCCGGGGCGAGACGGTCCGCGAGGACATGGACGAGCGCCGCATTCGCGTCGGCGACACGCTGTTGGTGCAGGCAGCCCCGGACAGCATCGATCGCCTCTCGCAGAACGACGACTTCATCGTCGCACACGAACCCGAAGAGCCGGACTACCGGACCGAGAAGATTCCCCACGCGGCGGCGATCATGGCTGGCGTCATCGGCTTCGTCGCCGTCCCGTGGGGGGCGGTCGGCGCGACCCTCGCCGGCGCGACCGGTATCGCCGGGCTCGAGGCGATGTCGTCGCTCTCCTTGCCGATCCTCGTGACCGCGCTCGCGGGCGTCGTGGCGATGGTCGCGACGGGCGTCCTCAAGCCGACCGAGATCTATGACGCCGTCGAGTGGGACGTGATCTTCCTGCTGGCCGGCATCATCCCCCTCGGCATGGCCCTCGAACAGACCGGCGGCGCGGACCTACTTGGGAGTCTCGTCGCCGCAACGGGGGCCTATCTGCCGGTCCTCGGCGTCCTCTGGGTGTTCTACCTCGCGACGGGGCTCATCACGGGCGTCATCTCCAACAACGCGAGCGTCGTGTTGATGCTCCCCGTGGCCGTCGAGACCGCCGACCAGATCGGCGCGAACCCCTTCGCGTTCGTGCTGGCGGTGACGTTCGCGGCCTCGACGGCGTTCCTCACGCCCGTCGGCTACCAGACGAACCTGTTCGTCTACGGCCCCGGCGGCTACAAATTCATGGACTTCGTCCGCGTC